Part of the Salarias fasciatus chromosome 23 unlocalized genomic scaffold, fSalaFa1.1 super_scaffold_20, whole genome shotgun sequence genome, GTAGCAAAGACCTCTGAGCAGCTGGAACATgaagagctgaaacacacacacacggagttagaagtgtgtgtgtgtaagcgtcCTCAGCAGGATGCACACTGCACCGCCACGCCTACCCGCACGTTGTGCGAGCGCAGACCTCCGGGATGCTGGGCCAGGTACTGAGCCAGATCTGTCtgctgcagcaacaacagcaacaacacaacagcaacaccgTCACCACAACCACCGCAACCGTGACAACAACCATGAGGACTAGAACATCATCCGCCTGTCCACCCTGGTCACTCACCACGTACTCAAAGACCAGGGTGAGCGTCTCTCTGGTGTGGACGATGTCGTGGAGGAGGACGATGTTGGCGTGCTTCAGCCGTTTGAGCAGAGacgctgtcacacacacacacacacacacacacgtgaacacacactgtggcaTGCTGGGGGCGCACTGTGGCAGCGGTGTGACCGGTCACCCTCTCTGATGGCGGTGAACGGGACGCCCTCCTCCGTCTTCATCCGGATCACCTTGAGCGCCACCAGCTGGCCGTTGATCCTGCGTGGGGGAGGAAACGCTCGCCGCTACTCAACACTCCCCTTCTGCCCGAATGAAGCAACGTTAAAAATGCGAGAACCGACCTGCTGATGCCTTTGTAGACGGAGGCGAAGGCTCCTTCTCCCAGCTTCTCCAGGCTCAGGTACGACTGAGCCGCTCCGAACTGCAGACCCGCCTTCTGCGCACACAAGAACGGGTCAGGCGGCGGCTCGAACCCCCAACCCGGACCCCGACCCGGACCCCGAACCCGAGCCCTCCTGCCCCCGCGCGACCCCTCGGCTGACCCAGGTGAAGGCCTGCTCGTCGTCGGCGCCTCCCAGAGGGTCGCTGTTGCTGCGGCCGCGATAGACCCGCAGCCGGCGGGTCTGCAGGGTGTGGAACCAGTGGGGCTGAGACCGGGACTGGTCCGGATCCAGCTGGAGACACAACAGACAGACTTTAAGACCACCTTAAAGGACAAGTCCTGAATTAAAGGACAAGCCCCACCATTTTTGCCTCGAATTAATAGTATTGTTAAATACTAATAATTTACAGTTTGGGTCTGAGTTGTGATCCTGGTGGAAGTGACAAAAACCtatttttccattgtttttatttttctccagtAAAAGTAAACATAGATATTAGCCAGCAATTCTCACCCACCGCTTTTttcttgaaggaaaaaaataaaaacagctgtgcTGACCTACATCTGTTTCCTTTCCTTCTAAAACTTTGCCATGTTGGGGCACAAAATAAGATGGCAAACATACTTTATTACCACTTTAAAACTATTATCAGACTTTGAAAACCTGTCCAGGTCAATTTGGgatgaagaaaagacaaaaatcctCTTAACATGAAACTATTAAAGCGCTTTATAACTAATGTCGCCACCATAACACCGTCTTAAGATTACAACACTGGTTTAATAACTCCTTAAATCTGTAATACCACCTTAAATTATGACAGAAACCTGCAAGAAATGTTGGAAACAGGAGCACGTAAACTCCCCCAAACTTCGTATGAAAAGAAAACTTCTCAGCAGAATAAACAGTATTGAGAGGAGAAAGCccagcatccccccccccccccctgctgtgagccACTCTCCAGCTCAGCCTCACTTCTGGCAGAGTTCAGGACCTACCTGAGCaggtgggagagaggaggagctgctgctcctcttgaagcccacctcctccttcccctcctcctcatcttcctcttcctcctcctcttctccgctctccttctcctcctccacccccctcctcctcctcctcctctccacagcAGCACTTCCACACCTCCCTcgcccacagacacacagctccCATCACCTccgctccttctcctctgagactcccggtcctcctcctcttcttccctgTCTCATGACTCCCACGAAAACAGGGtctcatgacacacacacgcacgcacacgcacgcacacgcaacACAAAGGTTCATTCAACACTGTATATATGCTGCCCTCCAGTGGACAACTGCAGGTACTGCAGCTCCTCTAAGTCCATTGAAGGGAGAAAAGTGGAGCGCGTGGAGGGTAAATATGAAACTGGAGGTGAGCATCCGGAGCGGAATAGAACTCAAGACCACCAAGACTGAGGATCTGTTTTAATCAGTGGAGGCCAGATCTCTGGACTCCTGTGGAACAAAGCTGGTTCAGCAAGTGGTTGAACCGAACGCAATACTCAACCCCAAGAAGTGCAACACAACCTGTCCCAGCTTTGCGATCTTTATTATGAGCTACAAAATTCAGCGTCTTACATCTTACATTTATACATTCACATTTATACAGGCGTGTGTGTGACGGTAAATACGCCTccgtgctcctcctcctccttcacagcTCACACAGGGACAGGGAGGAGCGGCTCCCACAGCCAAATCCAGCGTACAGGGGCTCTGAGAAGgaggtgttgaaggtgtagaggtggagcagagagtcAGAGCAGACGATGTAGAAGGACAGAGTCCCAGcgggacagtccacatacacccCCAGtctgtgagaggaggaggaggagcaggagcagggggaggaaggGACCAGGGTCTGCCTGTTGTCGTGCCAGGCAGAGAATCTGTGGTCGTATCCATACAGACACCAGGACCGGTCGTTCTCCCCGAACCGGCAGCCCATGccggcccccctcctcccgaCCCCCCTGTAGGCCAGcgccagcaggacgtctccgctctgctccacctcccagtagTGGCGTCTCGTCAGCGCCGTCTcgcacagcagctgagggcAGCGCTCGAACCGGTCCGGGTGCTCCGGGTAGGACTGGCGCTTCCCCACGTGCGTCACCGTCCTGCCGCCGTCGGACACTCCGAGTCTGGCGCTCACCGTGTTCGTGTCGATGGAGAGCGGGCAGGAGTCTGTCGGAGACAACAAACACTTCCTGCTCACTGGGAGGAAATGTGGGGTTTCGCTCCCGTTGAGAAACacacttacacttcctcactccggGTTTCAGCCAGCGGACTCCGGCAGGCTCCACCCTGAGAAGACCACACAGCGGATCAGTCCTGAGCTGAAGCTCGAATCCATCCTCCCTGGGTGGAGTCAGCCTGGCGACGGAGGCGTGCTCTCACTGGACGGATACCTGACGGCGTCCAGACCGCAGTCCGGATCCTCCACGGCAGCGGACAGCAGATCCACCGCCGCGTCCCcgggatggttgtagctcaggtccagctctctcagacgGGAGGACTTGGACCTCACGGCTgagaccagaggagagcagcctccctctgagaccagacaccctgccaggctgcacacacagcagacatCAGGCAAAAGGTCACAGAACCATCAGCAGCGTCACGTACGGAATCAGGTTTTCACTTCTAAAGCGTgaatcctgacctgagagcttccagtttgcAGCCGGGACTCttcagcaccctggacagcagctccacccccGAATCCCGCAGGTCGTTGTCACTCAgatccagatgtgtcagactggaggactgagagctgaggactgaggacagagcgcCACAGCTTCTCTCGGACAGGCTGCAGTTGCTGAGtctgggaggagagagagagagagggagagagagagagactgttcTGACCAGTTCTCAGACTACCACACAACAGAACATTTGATAAGTGGATTTAGTTGTTTCCGGTTTCACCGGGCCGGCTGGGGGTGAGGACGGTGTAATCTGAATCGAGAAGTGAGACTCTGGAAAACGTTCCTCTTCCCACAGAGGATGCTGTGTTTCTACTGGCCTCCAGCgctctctgctgcagtttttctgaGATCGGTGTCCATGTGACCTGCATGCTTCTCTCATGGAGCGGTAACGGCATGGCTCAAGTTCTCGTGGGGGAAAAGCATGAGGCGCCATATGGGACagaaatcattttatttaaatatgtgGACCCTGACCGGAGAGCTTCCAGTTTGCAGAGAGGGCTTCTCAGTCCgtcacacagcagctccactcCCGAGTCCTGCAGGttgttgttactcaggtccagctgtgtcagactggaggactgagagctgaggaccgaggacagagctccacagcttctccgGGACAGGTCGCAGTTCctcaacctgaagaaaaaaacaacaataacaaccaGTTCAGTGTTTGTCGTGGCCACGGTTCTTCTTAATTGTACATAAATACACCTACAGAGCTTtgctggaggctttgaccaccggcagcagcttcagaagagcctcctctgaagcagagtactTCTTCAGGttaaactccttcagatcttgaTCTGATGACAGTAGGATGAAGACCAGCGCTGACCACTGAGCGGGAGACAGGACCTCTCTGGAGAGCCGTCCTAACCTCAGGGACtgctggatctcctccaccagagaatgGTCATTCAGTTcgttcagacagtggaacaggtTGACGATTTTATCTGCAGACAGATTCTCATCAAGCCTCCGTCTGATGTGTCCCTCTACTGCCAACATCCTCCGTGAGTTGTTGTTAACAACGGCAACGTTATGCAGCAGGTATATGTATAGCACCTCCTGACTGGCTGGTGCACTTCCTCCTATCTCTGCCAGCAGACCTCGTAAGAGCTTCTGATTGGCCGGCAGTGAGAGACCCAGGAGGAATCgaaggaacaagtccaggtgtccgtttggactcttcaaggcctcgtccactgctccCTGGTAGAACCACGATGAGTCGATTCTCAACTCTTCAGACTCCTTCAGGTTGTTTTCCAGCAGGTTGACTCCAGAGCTGACGAAGGTCTGATGGAcgtgaagagcagccagaaactcctggaggctcagatggacgaagcagAAGACcttgtcctggtacaggccgctctcctctctgaagacCTGCGTGAACACTCCTGAGTACATTGAGGCTGCTCTGAGGTCGATGCCAGACCCTGTCAGGTCCGATTCAAAGAAGATCAGGTTCCCCTTCTGGAGCTGCTCAAAAGCCAGTTTCCCCAGAGACCagatcatctccctgctctctggactccagtggtcgtctgtggcagctcctccatcaaacTTGACGttcttgactttggcctggaccaccaggtggtggatgtacatctgggtcagggtcttgggcagctctcctccctctctgctcttcagcaccttctccagaactgtagcactgatccagcagaagaccgggatgtggcacatgatgtggaggcttcgggaggtcttgatgtgggagatgatcctgctggcctgctcctcctctctgaacctcctcctgaagtactcctccttctgggggtcggtgaaccCCCGGACCTCcgtcaccctgtccacacagtcggcagggatctgattggctgctgcaggccgtgtggtgatccagaggcgagcggagggaagcagtttccccctgatgaggtttatcAGCAGAACGTCCACTGAGCTGGACTCTGTCACGTCGGTCAGCAGCTCGGCGCggtggaagtccagagggaggcGACACTCGtccagaccgtccaagatgaagaccacctggaagtcttGGAAGCTGCAGAgtcctgcttctttggtttcagtgaaaaagTGGTGAACCAGTCCCACCAGGCTCAACTGCTTCCCCACCAggttcagctctctgaaggtgaacgGAAAGgtgaagtggacgtcctggttggcttcgtcttcagcccagtccagagtgaacttctgagtcaggactgttttcccgaTGCCGGCCACGCCCTTCGTCAGCACCGtcctgattggttgagatcttccCGGCGAGGATTTAAAGATGTCTTCTGCTCTGATGCTGGTTTCCGCTCCGTCCGTCCTCCTGGACGCCGTTTCAATCTGCCTGACCTCGTGTTGCTCGTTGACCTCCGCGGCCCCGCCCTCCGTGATGTGGAGCTccgtgtagatctggttcaggggGGTCGACTTTCCGGCTTTCGCGATCCCCTCAAACACGCTCTGGAACCTCTGCTTCAGGATGGACTTTAACTTGTGGCGACATGTGAAGACTCCTCAacgagcaaaaacaaaaacggagTCATGATTGATGAACACCATGAATATATTATCATATAGATTATTTATAAAACTTTACAGGTGCTTTGTGCGAAGAGAGTGTGGTGCTACCTGCAGACCAACGCACTTCTTCTGGATGTGGAACATGAGCCAAACATTTTCCTGttccagagaagaagctgcGTCACAACCATGACTGCTCCACCAACAGGAAtaaaaaattaagataaataaatcGCCACAGACCTTCACTCCGGCTCATCTTCTTCAGGACCTTCTCCGTCACCTCTCGGACGTCGGTGTTGTACATCTCCACCATCAAGTCCACCGTGTCCAGGCGGTCTGCCGTCTCCAGGTGACACTTCCGGATGGCTCTGAACCCGTCCTCCGCCTCGTCTGCGTTCTGGAGGAGCCACTGGAAGTGCTTCAGCTGCTCCGCCCCCAGATCCTGCAGGCTGTCCAGCAGCCAGAGCTTCAGGGCGCCGTCCGTCTCCGTCCTCTGCTGAAGCAAGGAGACGCGCTCATCGACTGACAGTCACCAGAACACACTGTCATACGTTGTGCCGTCGTTGTGGGGTTGGACTCACTGAAGGTTTGCGGGACAGCTGTCGATCGGCCCGATCCGTCGTACCATCAGCTCTGTGACGGTGATTCACATTCATCAGAATTTCAATCACACAAATTTGATAAATACATTGTTCATGTTGAATGTTCTGAAGACATCcaaataaaatgtatgtttGATGGAAAACAGCTGTTGTTCTGCATCTTCCTGCTGTATTTACAAAAGAAAGCACTGAACTAACTCACGCTTCAGCTGTGTTTGTCTCAAACAGAACAGAATTTATAAAAACTATTAATGGGTTTTTCTTACTTCTGTTCTGCAGACGGACCGGGTTCTTCCACAACAGGTTCAGCTTTATGCTGGTTTCCAGATTCAGAACCACTTCTGGGTTCCGGTCCTGCTTTGGGTTCCTGTAGAGACGTTGGTGAAGAGTCCAGATCAGGGGAACGGTCGAGTTCATGCTGAGGACTCGGGTCTGGGGCAGGAACTGGTTCACTGCAGCTCAGTCTCTGGCTGATCAGTGAAGGCAatgagaaaggaaaacaaggaTGGAaacgtttcctgacaaaaaacGGTTGAAGATCCATCTTCAGGTCAGTCCTGAATGACACACAGCCGGACCCAGGCCCGGGTCCGGGTCAGGTCCAGGTGGTCTGGGGACTCCTTCTTCACACGGATCCGTGCAGAATgtgaagaacagaaaacaggcaTCGGTTTTGGTGACGGTCAAACAGTGAAAGACAGAAGTGATGAGGTCTTCCTGTTCGTGGTGCGTTGACccactttaaagaaaaaaaacacttttcgaTTTCTGACACTGAGCTGGAAAATGTCAGCAGTGCGCCGTGCAG contains:
- the LOC115384112 gene encoding NLR family CARD domain-containing protein 3-like isoform X3 gives rise to the protein MDLQPFFVRKRFHPCFPFSLPSLISQRLSCSEPVPAPDPSPQHELDRSPDLDSSPTSLQEPKAGPEPRSGSESGNQHKAEPVVEEPGPSAEQKADGTTDRADRQLSRKPSQRTETDGALKLWLLDSLQDLGAEQLKHFQWLLQNADEAEDGFRAIRKCHLETADRLDTVDLMVEMYNTDVREVTEKVLKKMSRSEGKCLAHVPHPEEVRWSAGVFTCRHKLKSILKQRFQSVFEGIAKAGKSTPLNQIYTELHITEGGAAEVNEQHEVRQIETASRRTDGAETSIRAEDIFKSSPGRSQPIRTVLTKGVAGIGKTVLTQKFTLDWAEDEANQDVHFTFPFTFRELNLVGKQLSLVGLVHHFFTETKEAGLCSFQDFQVVFILDGLDECRLPLDFHRAELLTDVTESSSVDVLLINLIRGKLLPSARLWITTRPAAANQIPADCVDRVTEVRGFTDPQKEEYFRRRFREEEQASRIISHIKTSRSLHIMCHIPVFCWISATVLEKVLKSREGGELPKTLTQMYIHHLVVQAKVKNVKFDGGAATDDHWSPESREMIWSLGKLAFEQLQKGNLIFFESDLTGSGIDLRAASMYSGVFTQVFREESGLYQDKVFCFVHLSLQEFLAALHVHQTFVSSGVNLLENNLKESEELRIDSSWFYQGAVDEALKSPNGHLDLFLRFLLGLSLPANQKLLRGLLAEIGGSAPASQEVLYIYLLHNVAVVNNNSRRMLAVEGHIRRRLDENLSADKIVNLFHCLNELNDHSLVEEIQQSLRLGRLSREVLSPAQWSALVFILLSSDQDLKEFNLKKYSASEEALLKLLPVVKASSKALLRNCDLSRRSCGALSSVLSSQSSSLTQLDLSNNNLQDSGVELLCDGLRSPLCKLEALRLAGCLVSEGGCSPLVSAVRSKSSRLRELDLSYNHPGDAAVDLLSAAVEDPDCGLDAVRVEPAGVRWLKPGVRKYSCPLSIDTNTVSARLGVSDGGRTVTHVGKRQSYPEHPDRFERCPQLLCETALTRRHYWEVEQSGDVLLALAYRGVGRRGAGMGCRFGENDRSWCLYGYDHRFSAWHDNRQTLVPSSPCSCSSSSSHRLGVYVDCPAGTLSFYIVCSDSLLHLYTFNTSFSEPLYAGFGCGSRSSLSLCEL
- the LOC115384112 gene encoding NACHT, LRR and PYD domains-containing protein 3-like isoform X2, giving the protein MDLQPFFVRKRFHPCFPFSLPSLISQRLSCSEPVPAPDPSPQHELDRSPDLDSSPTSLQEPKAGPEPRSGSESGNQHKAEPVVEEPGPSAEQKADGTTDRADRQLSRKPSRTETDGALKLWLLDSLQDLGAEQLKHFQWLLQNADEAEDGFRAIRKCHLETADRLDTVDLMVEMYNTDVREVTEKVLKKMSRSEGKCLAHVPHPEEVRWSAGVFTCRHKLKSILKQRFQSVFEGIAKAGKSTPLNQIYTELHITEGGAAEVNEQHEVRQIETASRRTDGAETSIRAEDIFKSSPGRSQPIRTVLTKGVAGIGKTVLTQKFTLDWAEDEANQDVHFTFPFTFRELNLVGKQLSLVGLVHHFFTETKEAGLCSFQDFQVVFILDGLDECRLPLDFHRAELLTDVTESSSVDVLLINLIRGKLLPSARLWITTRPAAANQIPADCVDRVTEVRGFTDPQKEEYFRRRFREEEQASRIISHIKTSRSLHIMCHIPVFCWISATVLEKVLKSREGGELPKTLTQMYIHHLVVQAKVKNVKFDGGAATDDHWSPESREMIWSLGKLAFEQLQKGNLIFFESDLTGSGIDLRAASMYSGVFTQVFREESGLYQDKVFCFVHLSLQEFLAALHVHQTFVSSGVNLLENNLKESEELRIDSSWFYQGAVDEALKSPNGHLDLFLRFLLGLSLPANQKLLRGLLAEIGGSAPASQEVLYIYLLHNVAVVNNNSRRMLAVEGHIRRRLDENLSADKIVNLFHCLNELNDHSLVEEIQQSLRLGRLSREVLSPAQWSALVFILLSSDQDLKEFNLKKYSASEEALLKLLPVVKASSKALLRNCDLSRRSCGALSSVLSSQSSSLTQLDLSNNNLQDSGVELLCDGLRSPLCKLEALRLSNCSLSERSCGALSSVLSSQSSSLTHLDLSDNDLRDSGVELLSRVLKSPGCKLEALSLAGCLVSEGGCSPLVSAVRSKSSRLRELDLSYNHPGDAAVDLLSAAVEDPDCGLDAVRVEPAGVRWLKPGVRKYSCPLSIDTNTVSARLGVSDGGRTVTHVGKRQSYPEHPDRFERCPQLLCETALTRRHYWEVEQSGDVLLALAYRGVGRRGAGMGCRFGENDRSWCLYGYDHRFSAWHDNRQTLVPSSPCSCSSSSSHRLGVYVDCPAGTLSFYIVCSDSLLHLYTFNTSFSEPLYAGFGCGSRSSLSLCEL
- the LOC115384112 gene encoding NACHT, LRR and PYD domains-containing protein 3-like isoform X1: MDLQPFFVRKRFHPCFPFSLPSLISQRLSCSEPVPAPDPSPQHELDRSPDLDSSPTSLQEPKAGPEPRSGSESGNQHKAEPVVEEPGPSAEQKADGTTDRADRQLSRKPSQRTETDGALKLWLLDSLQDLGAEQLKHFQWLLQNADEAEDGFRAIRKCHLETADRLDTVDLMVEMYNTDVREVTEKVLKKMSRSEGKCLAHVPHPEEVRWSAGVFTCRHKLKSILKQRFQSVFEGIAKAGKSTPLNQIYTELHITEGGAAEVNEQHEVRQIETASRRTDGAETSIRAEDIFKSSPGRSQPIRTVLTKGVAGIGKTVLTQKFTLDWAEDEANQDVHFTFPFTFRELNLVGKQLSLVGLVHHFFTETKEAGLCSFQDFQVVFILDGLDECRLPLDFHRAELLTDVTESSSVDVLLINLIRGKLLPSARLWITTRPAAANQIPADCVDRVTEVRGFTDPQKEEYFRRRFREEEQASRIISHIKTSRSLHIMCHIPVFCWISATVLEKVLKSREGGELPKTLTQMYIHHLVVQAKVKNVKFDGGAATDDHWSPESREMIWSLGKLAFEQLQKGNLIFFESDLTGSGIDLRAASMYSGVFTQVFREESGLYQDKVFCFVHLSLQEFLAALHVHQTFVSSGVNLLENNLKESEELRIDSSWFYQGAVDEALKSPNGHLDLFLRFLLGLSLPANQKLLRGLLAEIGGSAPASQEVLYIYLLHNVAVVNNNSRRMLAVEGHIRRRLDENLSADKIVNLFHCLNELNDHSLVEEIQQSLRLGRLSREVLSPAQWSALVFILLSSDQDLKEFNLKKYSASEEALLKLLPVVKASSKALLRNCDLSRRSCGALSSVLSSQSSSLTQLDLSNNNLQDSGVELLCDGLRSPLCKLEALRLSNCSLSERSCGALSSVLSSQSSSLTHLDLSDNDLRDSGVELLSRVLKSPGCKLEALSLAGCLVSEGGCSPLVSAVRSKSSRLRELDLSYNHPGDAAVDLLSAAVEDPDCGLDAVRVEPAGVRWLKPGVRKYSCPLSIDTNTVSARLGVSDGGRTVTHVGKRQSYPEHPDRFERCPQLLCETALTRRHYWEVEQSGDVLLALAYRGVGRRGAGMGCRFGENDRSWCLYGYDHRFSAWHDNRQTLVPSSPCSCSSSSSHRLGVYVDCPAGTLSFYIVCSDSLLHLYTFNTSFSEPLYAGFGCGSRSSLSLCEL
- the LOC115384112 gene encoding NACHT, LRR and PYD domains-containing protein 3-like isoform X4 is translated as MDLQPFFVRKRFHPCFPFSLPSLISQRLSCSEPVPAPDPSPQHELDRSPDLDSSPTSLQEPKAGPEPRSGSESGNQHKAEPVVEEPGPSAEQKADGTTDRADRQLSRKPSQRTETDGALKLWLLDSLQDLGAEQLKHFQWLLQNADEAEDGFRAIRKCHLETADRLDTVDLMVEMYNTDVREVTEKVLKKMSRSEGKCLAHVPHPEEVRWSAGVFTCRHKLKSILKQRFQSVFEGIAKAGKSTPLNQIYTELHITEGGAAEVNEQHEVRQIETASRRTDGAETSIRAEDIFKSSPGRSQPIRTVLTKGVAGIGKTVLTQKFTLDWAEDEANQDVHFTFPFTFRELNLVGKQLSLVGLVHHFFTETKEAGLCSFQDFQVVFILDGLDECRLPLDFHRAELLTDVTESSSVDVLLINLIRGKLLPSARLWITTRPAAANQIPADCVDRVTEVRGFTDPQKEEYFRRRFREEEQASRIISHIKTSRSLHIMCHIPVFCWISATVLEKVLKSREGGELPKTLTQMYIHHLVVQAKVKNVKFDGGAATDDHWSPESREMIWSLGKLAFEQLQKGNLIFFESDLTGSGIDLRAASMYSGVFTQVFREESGLYQDKVFCFVHLSLQEFLAALHVHQTFVSSGVNLLENNLKESEELRIDSSWFYQGAVDEALKSPNGHLDLFLRFLLGLSLPANQKLLRGLLAEIGGSAPASQEVLYIYLLHNVAVVNNNSRRMLAVEGHIRRRLDENLSADKIVNLFHCLNELNDHSLVEEIQQSLRLGRLSREVLSPAQWSALVFILLSSDQDLKEFNLKKYSASEEALLKLLPVVKASSKALFSNCSLSERSCGALSSVLSSQSSSLTHLDLSDNDLRDSGVELLSRVLKSPGCKLEALSLAGCLVSEGGCSPLVSAVRSKSSRLRELDLSYNHPGDAAVDLLSAAVEDPDCGLDAVRVEPAGVRWLKPGVRKYSCPLSIDTNTVSARLGVSDGGRTVTHVGKRQSYPEHPDRFERCPQLLCETALTRRHYWEVEQSGDVLLALAYRGVGRRGAGMGCRFGENDRSWCLYGYDHRFSAWHDNRQTLVPSSPCSCSSSSSHRLGVYVDCPAGTLSFYIVCSDSLLHLYTFNTSFSEPLYAGFGCGSRSSLSLCEL